In the Corynebacterium suedekumii genome, one interval contains:
- the rplU gene encoding 50S ribosomal protein L21 has protein sequence MYAIVKTGGKQYKVAEGDLVKVEKIEGEPGSSVALTPVLLVDGANVTSKTDDLAKVSIGAEIVEHTKGPKIDILKYKNKTGYKKRMGHRQPLTVLKVTGIK, from the coding sequence ATGTACGCGATCGTCAAGACCGGCGGCAAGCAGTACAAGGTTGCCGAAGGTGACCTCGTCAAGGTCGAGAAGATCGAGGGTGAGCCGGGTTCGTCCGTGGCTCTCACCCCGGTTCTGCTCGTCGACGGTGCCAACGTTACGTCCAAGACCGATGACCTGGCCAAGGTCAGCATCGGCGCCGAGATCGTCGAGCACACCAAGGGCCCGAAGATCGACATCCTGAAGTACAAGAACAAGACCGGGTACAAGAAGCGCATGGGTCACCGCCAGCCGCTCACCGTGCTCAAGGTCACCGGAATCAAGTAA
- a CDS encoding translation initiation factor IF-2 N-terminal domain-containing protein, which yields MKKVTKRARKTTRKAAEPAPVEQPQQQPEQAAFPELDRSQLGDRTRVHALAKLLGSTSKELIAKLAELGLKKAPQSALTRDEVDRLLATLAEPTQDEAPVEEEKIRTRVRKNVENEIHQIVEKVDADLAAAVEEQLDEEPLEDIEPAITPAPETADTSFTPIFRPPTVAEAEAEAVAAAAKKDEEDEESSNASRRRRRGRRGSSRGRGAEESTEAAVTAEVGEEDVDTQQAEDLPEEPTALRGSTRLEAQRRRRTELREEGRKKRHIVSQAEFLARRESVERTMVVRERQRHDHPGLVTQVGVLEDDLLVEHFVTSEAQASMIGNIYLGRVQNVLPSMEAAFIDIGKGRNGVLYAGEVDWKAAGLGGRGRRIEQALKSGDQVLVQVSKDPVGHKGARLTTQISLAGRYLVYVPGGRSAGISRKLPGPERKRLKEILAKVVPGQGGAIIRTAAEGVSEDAIGADVNRLHSLWEDISERADREINSKGAKPITMYEEPNMLVKVVRDLFNEDFTSLVVDGDRAWNTIHAYVKSVAPDLLDRVVRFDRAEHDGADAFQRYRIDEQIQKALARKVWLPSGGTLIIERTEAMTVVDVNTGKFTGSGGTLEETVTRNNLEAAEEIVRQMRLRDLGGMIVVDFIDMVLPENQDLVLRRLKEALGRDRTRHQVSEVTSLGLVQMTRKRLGTGLLDTFSTECEHCGGRGLILHDDPVEETHDEHDHGGERQDRQERRRRKPEQDPARHPAAVAMQEPATRDDSDSDIEELAASVIVTDDEQEMETSRRRRSRRRSGGRGRGGDRDETRDEQGGDLESIVSAAVTRADEADPEEPSGRNYVPVEDTDEDDIEIAPTGEKTFQQAVAEFESSPRRRRKTRGNSRSDRRPKAEDFRRPEPVMEDAEVEQVEIADEDRPSASKQRRDRRRVTRSNRAARSGQDRSRDEERSQQATPAPVAPETAETIRARGRRRAVRKVMRTTGASGTAATRSEKPASGDRGVAKQDKPDKQEKPERSGRGRRRVTRRGSSR from the coding sequence GTGAAGAAGGTCACCAAGCGGGCCCGGAAGACGACCCGCAAGGCGGCGGAGCCGGCTCCGGTCGAGCAGCCTCAGCAGCAGCCGGAGCAGGCCGCATTCCCGGAGCTGGACCGCAGCCAGCTCGGTGACCGCACCCGCGTGCACGCCCTGGCCAAGCTGCTCGGGTCCACCTCGAAGGAGCTCATCGCGAAGCTCGCTGAGCTGGGCCTGAAGAAGGCGCCGCAGTCGGCGCTGACCCGCGACGAGGTGGACCGCCTGCTGGCCACACTGGCGGAGCCGACGCAGGATGAGGCGCCGGTGGAGGAGGAGAAGATCCGCACCCGGGTGCGCAAGAACGTGGAGAATGAGATCCACCAGATCGTCGAGAAGGTCGACGCCGACCTCGCCGCCGCCGTCGAGGAGCAGCTCGACGAGGAGCCGCTCGAGGATATCGAGCCGGCCATCACCCCGGCGCCGGAGACCGCCGACACCTCCTTCACCCCGATCTTCCGCCCGCCGACCGTGGCCGAGGCGGAAGCTGAGGCCGTGGCCGCCGCCGCGAAGAAGGACGAGGAGGACGAGGAATCCTCGAACGCGTCACGACGCCGCCGTCGCGGCCGCCGCGGCTCCAGCCGCGGCCGCGGTGCGGAGGAATCCACCGAGGCTGCGGTGACCGCAGAGGTGGGGGAGGAGGACGTCGATACGCAGCAGGCTGAGGACCTCCCGGAGGAGCCCACCGCGCTGCGCGGGTCGACGCGTCTGGAGGCGCAGCGTCGCCGTCGGACCGAGCTGCGGGAGGAAGGGCGCAAGAAGCGGCACATCGTCTCGCAGGCGGAGTTCCTCGCGCGGCGGGAATCCGTCGAGCGCACCATGGTCGTGCGCGAGCGGCAGCGCCACGACCACCCGGGCCTGGTCACCCAGGTCGGTGTGCTCGAGGATGATCTGCTCGTCGAGCATTTCGTGACGTCGGAGGCGCAGGCCTCGATGATCGGCAACATCTACCTCGGCCGCGTGCAGAACGTGCTGCCGAGCATGGAGGCGGCGTTCATCGACATCGGCAAGGGCCGCAACGGTGTGCTCTACGCCGGTGAGGTCGACTGGAAGGCCGCCGGCCTCGGGGGCCGCGGCCGCCGCATCGAGCAGGCGCTCAAGTCCGGTGACCAGGTGCTCGTCCAGGTGAGCAAGGACCCCGTCGGGCACAAGGGTGCCCGCCTGACCACCCAGATCTCGCTCGCCGGCCGCTACCTCGTCTACGTGCCCGGTGGTCGCAGCGCCGGTATCTCCCGCAAGCTGCCCGGACCCGAGCGCAAGCGCCTCAAGGAAATCCTGGCCAAGGTCGTCCCCGGCCAGGGAGGTGCGATCATCCGCACCGCCGCCGAGGGCGTGTCCGAGGACGCCATCGGCGCCGACGTCAACCGCCTGCACTCCCTGTGGGAGGACATCAGCGAGCGCGCCGACCGCGAGATCAACTCCAAGGGCGCCAAGCCGATCACCATGTACGAAGAACCGAACATGCTGGTCAAGGTGGTCCGCGACCTGTTCAACGAGGACTTCACCTCCCTGGTCGTCGACGGTGACCGCGCCTGGAACACCATCCACGCCTACGTGAAGTCCGTCGCCCCCGACCTGCTCGACCGCGTCGTCCGCTTCGACCGCGCCGAGCACGACGGCGCCGACGCCTTCCAGCGCTACCGCATCGACGAGCAGATCCAGAAGGCCCTGGCCCGCAAGGTGTGGCTGCCCTCCGGCGGCACGCTCATCATCGAGCGCACCGAGGCCATGACCGTCGTCGACGTCAACACCGGCAAGTTCACCGGCTCCGGCGGCACCCTCGAGGAGACCGTCACCCGCAACAACCTCGAGGCCGCCGAGGAGATCGTCCGCCAGATGCGCCTGCGCGACCTGGGCGGCATGATCGTCGTCGACTTCATCGACATGGTCCTGCCCGAGAACCAGGACCTCGTCCTGCGCCGCCTCAAAGAGGCCCTCGGCCGCGACCGCACCCGCCACCAGGTCTCCGAGGTCACCTCCCTCGGCCTGGTCCAGATGACCCGCAAACGCCTGGGCACCGGCCTGCTGGACACCTTCTCCACCGAGTGCGAGCACTGCGGCGGCCGGGGCCTCATCCTCCACGACGACCCGGTCGAGGAGACCCACGACGAGCACGACCACGGCGGTGAACGGCAGGACCGCCAGGAACGGCGCCGCCGGAAGCCGGAGCAGGACCCGGCCCGCCACCCCGCGGCCGTGGCCATGCAGGAGCCGGCGACCCGCGACGACTCTGACTCGGACATCGAGGAGCTGGCGGCGTCGGTCATCGTCACCGATGACGAGCAGGAGATGGAAACGTCTCGACGCCGCCGTTCCCGCCGCCGCTCCGGTGGTCGCGGCCGCGGTGGCGACCGGGACGAGACCCGGGACGAGCAGGGCGGTGACCTGGAGAGCATCGTCTCCGCCGCCGTCACCCGCGCCGACGAGGCCGACCCCGAGGAGCCGTCGGGCCGCAACTACGTCCCGGTCGAGGACACCGACGAGGACGACATCGAGATCGCCCCGACCGGCGAGAAGACCTTTCAGCAGGCCGTCGCCGAGTTCGAGTCCTCCCCGCGTCGCCGCCGGAAGACCCGTGGGAACTCCCGCTCCGACCGTCGCCCGAAGGCGGAGGACTTCCGCCGCCCGGAGCCGGTGATGGAGGACGCCGAGGTCGAGCAGGTCGAGATCGCCGACGAGGATCGCCCGTCGGCCTCGAAGCAGCGTCGCGACCGCCGCCGCGTCACCCGCTCCAACCGGGCCGCCCGCAGTGGCCAGGACCGGTCCCGGGACGAGGAGCGGAGCCAGCAGGCCACCCCGGCACCGGTCGCCCCGGAGACCGCCGAGACGATCCGTGCCCGGGGGCGCCGACGGGCGGTGCGCAAGGTCATGCGCACCACCGGGGCGTCGGGAACGGCCGCCACCCGGTCGGAGAAGCCGGCGTCGGGTGATCGGGGCGTCGCCAAGCAGGACAAGCCGGACAAGCAGGAGAAGCCGGAGCGGTCCGGGCGGGGTCGCCGCCGGGTGACCAGGCGCGGAAGCTCACGATAG
- the ndk gene encoding nucleoside-diphosphate kinase — protein sequence MTERTLILIKPDGVKNGHVGEIIARIERKGLKITALDLRVADRATAEQHYAEHADKPFFGELVDFITSAPLVAGIVEGERAIEAWRQLAGGTDPVSKATPGTIRGDFALTVGENVVHGSDSSESAQREIGIWFPNL from the coding sequence ATGACTGAACGCACTCTCATCCTCATCAAGCCGGACGGTGTCAAGAACGGCCACGTCGGCGAGATCATCGCCCGCATCGAGCGCAAGGGCCTGAAGATCACCGCCCTCGACCTGCGCGTCGCCGACCGCGCCACCGCCGAGCAGCACTACGCCGAGCACGCCGACAAGCCCTTCTTCGGTGAGCTCGTCGACTTCATCACCTCCGCTCCGCTGGTCGCCGGCATCGTCGAGGGCGAGCGCGCCATCGAGGCATGGCGTCAGCTGGCCGGCGGCACCGACCCGGTCTCCAAGGCCACCCCGGGCACCATCCGCGGCGACTTCGCCCTCACCGTGGGTGAGAACGTCGTCCATGGTTCCGACTCCTCCGAGTCGGCCCAGCGTGAGATCGGCATCTGGTTCCCGAACCTCTAA
- a CDS encoding pirin family protein has product MSVTEPHPQEQVLTPTPPVCTDGAKVEIITARDVPLGGPRAMTVRRTLPQRQRSLIGAWCFVDHYGPDDVSVSGGMDVAPHPHTGLQTVSWLFEGAITHHDSGDHHAVVLPGEVNLMTAGGGICHSEVSTQDTTTLHGVQLWTVMPDADRHGPRRFDHHAPDPVRFDGGEALVFLGSLLGDTSPVTTFTPLVGAEIRLEAGASISIDVDPSHEHGLLLDAGDIDLEGIPVAPGELAYTGTGEQRLRIRNNGDDRARLILIGGEPFAEEIVMWWNFIGRDHDEIAQYRAEWQDQADRFGHTRGYISHDPEGLTWLPAPDLPNAALTPRTNPAPVARPEKRI; this is encoded by the coding sequence ATGTCCGTCACCGAGCCCCACCCCCAGGAACAGGTCCTCACCCCCACTCCCCCGGTGTGCACCGATGGAGCCAAGGTCGAGATCATCACCGCCCGCGACGTCCCCCTCGGCGGCCCCCGCGCCATGACCGTCCGCCGTACCCTCCCCCAACGCCAACGCAGCCTCATCGGCGCCTGGTGCTTCGTCGACCACTACGGCCCCGACGACGTCTCCGTCTCCGGCGGCATGGACGTCGCACCCCACCCCCACACCGGCCTGCAGACCGTCAGCTGGCTGTTCGAGGGCGCCATCACCCACCACGACTCCGGTGACCACCACGCCGTCGTCCTGCCCGGCGAGGTCAACCTCATGACCGCAGGCGGCGGCATCTGCCACTCCGAGGTCTCCACCCAGGACACCACCACCCTCCACGGCGTCCAGCTGTGGACCGTCATGCCCGACGCGGACCGCCACGGACCGCGCCGTTTCGACCACCACGCCCCCGACCCCGTGCGTTTCGACGGCGGCGAGGCCCTCGTCTTCCTCGGCTCCCTCCTCGGCGACACCTCGCCGGTCACCACCTTCACGCCCCTCGTGGGGGCGGAGATCCGCCTGGAGGCGGGGGCGTCGATAAGCATCGACGTGGACCCCTCCCACGAGCACGGACTGCTTCTCGACGCCGGCGACATCGACCTCGAGGGCATCCCCGTCGCCCCCGGTGAACTCGCCTACACCGGCACCGGCGAACAGCGGCTGCGCATCCGCAACAACGGCGACGACCGCGCCCGCCTCATCCTCATCGGCGGCGAACCCTTCGCCGAGGAGATCGTCATGTGGTGGAACTTCATCGGCCGTGACCACGACGAGATCGCACAGTACCGCGCCGAATGGCAGGACCAGGCCGACCGCTTCGGCCACACCCGCGGCTACATCAGCCACGACCCCGAGGGCCTGACCTGGCTGCCCGCCCCCGACCTGCCCAACGCCGCCCTCACACCCCGGACCAACCCCGCCCCCGTCGCCCGACCCGAAAAGAGAATCTGA
- a CDS encoding GNAT family N-acetyltransferase: MPSVTNDAAGRRFVILDTDTPTGTIAGSSHYRDRDDERIFFHTEIDETFSGRGLAGTLTSEALADTAAEGKTIVAVCPYVRTWLDTHDHQFVWRKSTPDDLTWIKGELA; this comes from the coding sequence ATGCCCTCCGTCACCAACGACGCCGCCGGCCGCCGCTTCGTCATCCTCGACACCGACACCCCCACCGGCACCATCGCCGGCTCCTCCCACTACCGCGACCGTGACGACGAACGCATCTTCTTCCACACCGAGATCGACGAGACATTCAGCGGCCGCGGCCTCGCCGGAACACTCACCAGCGAAGCCCTCGCCGACACCGCCGCCGAAGGCAAGACCATCGTCGCCGTCTGCCCCTACGTCCGCACGTGGCTGGACACACACGACCACCAGTTCGTCTGGCGCAAATCCACCCCCGACGACCTCACCTGGATCAAGGGAGAACTCGCATGA
- a CDS encoding carboxymuconolactone decarboxylase family protein — MTRHAPYLDKFYPEIYRELGNVTRTLRDLYPEVDLPLGLIELVNIRVSQINGCGTCLSIHVPAARKAGVEEWKLDALPAWRMVREYSDQERAALQLAETLTLLPKDRENSRAAVEACEVFAEEQVAALEWAIIMINAFNRVSIASGHPLIRPRTAKKPE, encoded by the coding sequence ATGACCCGCCACGCCCCCTACCTGGACAAGTTCTACCCCGAGATCTACCGCGAACTCGGCAACGTCACTCGCACACTCCGCGACCTCTACCCCGAAGTCGACCTGCCCCTCGGCCTCATCGAACTGGTCAACATCCGCGTCAGCCAGATCAACGGCTGCGGCACCTGCCTGTCCATCCACGTCCCCGCCGCCCGCAAGGCAGGCGTCGAGGAATGGAAACTCGACGCCCTCCCCGCCTGGCGCATGGTCCGCGAATACAGCGACCAGGAACGCGCCGCCCTCCAACTCGCCGAGACGCTGACCCTCCTGCCCAAGGACCGCGAGAACAGCCGCGCCGCCGTCGAGGCCTGCGAGGTCTTCGCCGAGGAACAGGTCGCCGCACTCGAATGGGCGATCATCATGATCAACGCCTTCAACCGAGTCTCCATCGCCTCCGGGCACCCGCTCATCCGGCCGCGGACGGCGAAAAAGCCGGAATGA
- a CDS encoding DUF4233 domain-containing protein, with translation MSSPDTSEVGPLGPGHEPAKDPMKGIRGVMAGTLVLEAITIWLALTVILKVDNGEHWTTFNWVFITALGAAHFLMAFFQRFRWALPVNLGLQVVALFGFFVHPSVAIIAIIFIIVWWYLLHLRSTLIARMKRGLLTTQHL, from the coding sequence ATGAGCAGCCCCGACACCTCCGAGGTCGGGCCACTCGGCCCCGGCCACGAACCCGCCAAGGACCCCATGAAGGGAATCCGGGGTGTCATGGCCGGCACCCTGGTTCTCGAGGCCATCACCATCTGGCTGGCCCTGACCGTCATCCTCAAGGTGGACAACGGCGAGCACTGGACCACCTTCAACTGGGTGTTCATCACCGCCCTCGGCGCCGCCCACTTCCTCATGGCCTTCTTCCAGCGATTCCGCTGGGCCCTGCCAGTCAACCTGGGGTTGCAGGTCGTCGCCCTGTTCGGCTTCTTCGTCCACCCCTCCGTGGCGATCATCGCCATCATCTTCATCATCGTCTGGTGGTATCTGCTCCACCTGCGCTCCACTCTCATCGCGCGGATGAAGCGCGGTCTGCTGACCACCCAGCACCTGTAG